In Hevea brasiliensis isolate MT/VB/25A 57/8 chromosome 13, ASM3005281v1, whole genome shotgun sequence, a single genomic region encodes these proteins:
- the LOC110642951 gene encoding putative disease resistance RPP13-like protein 1, protein MSVVGQAVLSAFFRVLFNRLASPELLKYARQEQVYAEFKKWEKILIKIHAVLDDAEEKQLTNQFVKIWLAELRDLAYDVDDILDEFTTEAIQRGLIVEPEASTSKLHKLIQTCTSLIPTNTAFRIRMGSKMKGITTRLEEISSHKNDLDLRENLEGNSNKVRKRLPTTCLVNESQVLGRERDKEDVLELLMRDYVCDSKICVIAIVGMAGVGKTTLAQLIYNDNQVNDCFDLKVWACVSDDFDVLSTTKTILESLTHRTFGCNLNLLQGRLQGILTDKKFLLVLDDVWNENYHNWEVLCSPFRRGAPGSKIVVTTRNEGVASIMGSVAAYRLKELPYDSCLPLFTQLALGTNSFDAHPNLKAIGEGIVGKCKGLPLAAKTLGSLLQTKGSQDEWEDILHSKIWDLPEEQSIILPALRLSYHHLPSHLKQCFAYCSIFPKDYEFSKEELILLWMAEGFLQQPKGTKRMENLGAKYFDDLLSRSLFQQSSRNESLFVMHDLINYLAQYVAGEVCFRLEDRLESVQKARHVSYIRHRYEVFKKFEVLYKAQSLRTFLPLPVHMGLGIRNFYLTRKVTDELLPKLRCLRVLSLSGYCISVLPNVIGKLKHLRYLDLSHTLIKTLPESVSALCNLQTLILHGCGALSNLPAGIVNLINLRHLDITNTKQLLELPLRMGKLTNLRTLSKFVVGKGNGSKVTELRDLLRLRGQLAITGLHNVANIYEAGEANLQYKQDLQELVMEWSSNIELQNESDDRKEMDVLDMLQPHKNLKVLKIEFYAGKSFPSWIGHSSFSKLKSLTLKSCAKCSSLPSLGKLPFLADLCIEGMRSVKTVSLEFYGEDFTLTPFPSLKILTFCDMLEWEDWSTIAEEAFDSEFPCLCELRLRNCPKLIRRLPNNLPSLVKLDINKCPLLEVQLPKLSSLCDLSLEECNEVAVSSVADLTSSSLTTLQLRNISNVSQLPVQCSLALKVMHIINCSELTTLRQIEDQLLPSRLEQLELCNCSNLKELPDRFFSFTSLADLKIKRCPKLVSFPKLGSPFMLRHLIIEECESLECLPDGMMTHTNTRSGSNNISHLESLEIIKCPSLKSFPRGQLPTSLKVLKIWDCMQLESLPGMILQNTESLECFSVRKYSNLKTLPECFDRLTHLIELHISYCASLELFPETGLPASNLTRFYVFNCPNLRSLPENMHSLTALQHLGISSCPGLVSFPEGGLPSNLKSIRINNCENLPHLSEWGLHRILTLKDLTISGGWPNLASLAQECWLPASLTYLRIGKLINLESLSLRLEHLSSLEVLEITECPKVHSLPKEGLPPTLSILEILDCPILKRKLLKKKGRYASIIANVPRVAIDDVLLQ, encoded by the coding sequence ATGTCTGTGGTTGGACAAGCAGTTCTATCTGCTTTCTTTCGAGTTTTGTTTAACAGATTGGCTTCTCCTGAATTGCTCAAGTATGCACGCCAGGAGCAAGTTTACGCTGAATTCAAGAAATGGGAGAAAATACTGATCAAAATACATGCAGTGCTTGATGATGCAGAAGAGAAGCAGCTGACTAACCAGTTTGTGAAGATTTGGTTAGCTGAGCTTAGAGACCTGGCTTATGATGTGGACGACATACTGGATGAATTCACCACAGAGGCTATTCAACGTGGATTGATTGTTGAACCAGAAGCCAGCACAAGCAAGCTCCACAAGCTTATCCAGACTTGCACCAGCCTAATTCCAACCAATACTGCGTTCAGAATTAGGATGGGATCCAAGATGAAAGGGATCACTACTAGATTGGAAGAAATTTCCAGTCATAAAAATGACCTGGATTTGAGAGAAAATTTGGAAGGGAACTCCAACAAAGTAAGAAAAAGACTTCCCACAACTTGTTTGGTGAATGAATCTCAAGTTCTTGGAAGGGAAAGAGATAAAGAGGACGTACTTGAGTTATTGATGAGGGATTATGTATGTGACAGCAAAATCTGTGTAATAGCAATAGTAGGCATGGCTGGGGTAGGCAAGACTACCCTTGCACAACTTATCTACAATGATAACCAAGTGAATGATTGTTTTGATCTAAAGGTGTGGGCTTGTGTATCTGATGATTTTGATGTTTTAAGCACAACGAAAACAATTCTTGAGTCACTCACTCACAGGACCTTCGGCTGCAATTTAAATTTGCTTCAGGGTAGACTACAAGGTATACTAACAGATAAGAAGTTTCTGCTTGTTCTAGATGATGTTTGGAATGAAAACTACCATAACTGGGAAGTCCTTTGCAGTCCTTTTAGAAGGGGAGCACCAGGGAGTAAAATAGTTGTCACAACTCGCAATGAAGGTGTTGCATCAATCATGGGATCTGTTGCAGCTTACCGCCTCAAGGAGTTGCCATATGATAGTTGTTTGCCTTTGTTCACTCAACTGGCATTGGGAACTAATAGCTTTGATGCTCATCCGAACCTCAAAGCAATTGGTGAAGGAATAGTGGGAAAATGTAAAGGCCTACCTTTGGCAGCTAAGACACTAGGTAGTCTGTTGCAAACTAAAGGCAGCCAGGATGAATGGGAGGATATATTGCACAGCAAAATATGGGACTTACCAGAAGAGCAAAGCATTATTCTTCCTGCACTAAGATTGAGCTACCACCATTTGCCCTCTCATTTGAAGCAGTGCTTTGCTTACTGCTCAATTTTCCCAAAGGACTATGAGTTCAGCAAGGAGGAGTTAATTCTTTTATGGATGGCAGAAGGTTTCCTGCAACAACCAAAAGGAACAAAACGCATGGAAAATTTGGGAGCGAAGTACTTTGATGATCTACTGTCAAGATCATTATTTCAACAATCAAGCAGAAATGAGTCACTATTTGTAATGCATGATCTCATCAATTATCTAGCTCAGTATGTCGCTGGAGAAGTCTGCTTCAGGTTGGAGGATAGGCTAGAGAGCGTGCAGAAAGCTCGTCATGTGTCTTACATTCGTCATCGATATGAAGTCTTCAAAAAATTTGAGGTACTATACAAAGCTCAAAGCTTGCGGACTTTCTTACCGCTACCAGTTCACATGGGACTTGGTATTCGCAATTTTTATTTGACAAGGAAAGTAACAGATGAGTTGCTGCCGAAGCTAAGATGTTTAAGGGTGCTGTCCTTGAGCGGCTATTGCATAAGTGTGCTACCAAATGTGATTGGCAAGTTAAAACATTTACGTTACCTTGATTTATCTCATACTTTGATCAAAACCTTGCCTGAGTCTGTGAGTGCTCTCTGCAATTTACAAACGCTAATCTTACATGGTTGTGGTGCGCTTTCAAATTTGCCTGCAGGCATTGTGAACCTCATTAATTTGCGTCATCTAGACATTACTAATACAAAACAACTGCTAGAGCTGCCCTTAAGGATGGGTAAACTGACAAACTTGAGGACATTGTCTAAATTTGTGGTGGGGAAAGGCAATGGATCAAAGGTAACAGAGTTGAGGGACTTGTTGCGTCTCCGTGGGCAACTAGCCATTACTGGGTTGCATAATGTGGCAAACATTTATGAAGCTGGGGAAGCAAACTTACAGTACAAGCAGGATCTTCAAGAGTTAGTCATGGAATGGAGCAGCAATATTGAACTCCAAAATGAAAGTGATGACAGAAAGGAAATGGATGTACTTGACATGTTGCAACCTCATAAAAACTTGAAGGTGCTGAAAATTGAATTCTATGCAGGCAAGTCATTTCCGAGTTGGATTGGGCATTCTTCATTCTCCAAACTCAAAAGCTTGACTCTCAAAAGTTGTGCTAAATGCTCATCATTGCCATCACTTGGGAAATTGCCCTTTCTTGCAGATTTATGCATTGAAGGCATGCGTAGTGTGAAAACTGTAAGTCTTGAATTCTATGGGGAAGATTTCACTCTCACACCTTTTCCATCCTTGAAGATATTAACATTTTGTGATATGCTAGAATGGGAGGATTGGTCTACAATTGCAGAAGAAGCTTTTGACAGTGAATTCCCCTGCCTCTGCGAGCTTCGCTTGAGGAATTGTCCTAAGTTGATACGGAGATTGCCAAACAACCTACCCTCGCTTGTAAAACTTGACATTAATAAATGCCCATTATTGGAAGTTCAGCTTCCCAAACTTTCGTCTCTCTGTGACTTGAGTTTGGAAGAATGCAATGAGGTTGCAGTAAGTAGTGTAGCGGATCTCACCTCATCTTcactcactaccttgcaacttcGGAACATTTCAAACGTTAGCCAATTGCCTGTGCAATGCTCACTAGCACTTAAAGTTATGCATATTATTAATTGCAGTGAACTGACAACTTTAAGGCAGATTGAAGATCAATTGCTGCCCAGTAGACTTGAGCAATTAGAACTATGCAACTGCAGTAACTTGAAAGAACTGCCAGATAGGTTCTTCAGCTTCACATCACTTGCAGACTTGAAGATCAAACGATGCCCAAAACTTGTGTCTTTCCCAAAGTTGGGGTCTCCATTCATGCTTAGACATCTCATTATTGAAGAATGTGAATCTTTGGAATGCCTACCTGATGGAATGATGACGCATACAAATACAAGAAGTGGAAGCAACAACATTTCCCATCTTGAGAGTTTGGAAATCATTAAATGTCCATCGCTCAAATCTTTCCCTAGAGGTCAGTTACCAACCAGCCTAAAGGTACTCAAGATTTGGGATTGCATGCAGTTGGAATCACTTCCTGGAATGATATTGCAGAACACCGAGTCACTTGAGTGCTTTAGTGTGAGGAAATATTCAAATTTGAAGACCTTACCTGAGTGCTTTGATCGCCTCACTCATCTTATTGAACTGCACATAAGCTATTGTGCAAGTCTAGAGTTGTTCCCAGAAACAGGCCTACCTGCTTCAAACCTGACAAGGTTTTATGTTTTCAATTGTCCAAATCTTAGATCCCTACCTGAAAACATGCATAGCCTCACAGCACTCCAACATTTAGGAATATCTAGTTGTCCAGGTCTGGTGTCATTTCCTGAAGGTGGGTTGCCTTCCAACCTAAAATCAATCCGGATCAATAATTGTGAGAATCTCCCACATCTATCTGAGTGGGGATTACACAGAATCCTGACACTCAAGGATTTAACTATTTCTGGTGGATGGCCAAATTTGGCGTCTCTTGCACAAGAGTGTTGGCTTCCTGCATCTCTAACATATCTTCGAATTGGAAAGCTCATCAATCTAGAGTCCTTATCCTTAAGGCTAGAACACCTCTCCTCACTTGAGGTACTAGAGATTACAGAATGTCCGAAGGTGCATTCCTTACCAAAGGAAGGGTTGCCTCCAACTCTTTCTATCCTAGAAATTTTGGACTGCCCTATTCTGAAAAGGAAGCTgttgaagaagaaaggaagatatGCATCCATTATAGCCAATGTACCTCGTGTGGCGATAGATGATGTGTTGCTGCAATAA